One genomic region from Terriglobus aquaticus encodes:
- a CDS encoding TlpA family protein disulfide reductase, giving the protein MRFQHLVPRAHRPALLCAAACLAFASLHAATPVEPVPQFRSSDGATHTLNDLRGHPAVVNFWATWCGPCREEMPRLQKLADTYGSRGVQFVAISLDAPDTQSKIPQVIAKRNLRIPVWTGADETTLKALDLGELVPATLILDDTGTVIGRIEGEASDKDIRSRIDWLLNGRNGKQPKAIQRNDW; this is encoded by the coding sequence ATGCGATTCCAGCATCTTGTTCCGCGGGCCCACCGGCCCGCTCTGCTGTGCGCTGCCGCGTGCCTTGCGTTCGCCAGCCTCCACGCCGCCACACCGGTCGAGCCCGTCCCGCAGTTCCGCAGCAGCGATGGCGCGACCCACACCCTCAACGATCTGCGCGGTCACCCGGCAGTCGTCAACTTCTGGGCCACATGGTGCGGCCCGTGCCGCGAAGAGATGCCGCGCCTGCAAAAGCTCGCCGACACCTACGGCAGCAGGGGCGTGCAGTTCGTCGCCATCTCGCTTGACGCCCCCGATACGCAATCGAAGATCCCGCAGGTCATTGCGAAACGCAACCTGCGCATCCCGGTCTGGACCGGCGCCGACGAAACCACACTCAAGGCACTCGACCTCGGCGAACTCGTCCCCGCAACCCTCATCCTCGACGACACAGGCACCGTGATCGGCCGCATCGAAGGCGAAGCCAGCGACAAGGACATCCGCTCCCGCATCGACTGGCTCCTGAACGGCCGCAACGGCAAACAGCCGAAAGCCATCCAGCGCAACGACTGGTAG
- a CDS encoding Fpg/Nei family DNA glycosylase, which produces MPEGDTIYRAARALGKVLTGKVVTRFETAYAHLATVNDDRPVVGRVIERVEARGKWCLIFFSGDLILVTHMLMSGSWHIYRTGEKWWGPKKAARVWLDVDGWQAVGFNIPVAEFHTAASLERKSSVPKLGPDILSGDYSAQSGLAALQARKTSHPDDEIANVLLNQRVLAGLGNVYKSEVAFAARVHPFRHMSTITDDEMLQMADVSQRYMKANVIDNSSETGGDRIITYSGMRRTTNSANEKNRLWVYGRRGQECRRCGALIEYRKQGPGARSTYWCPECQPWVPSQQQLAAGATTTDAPKGWNGAIRRNRVGCS; this is translated from the coding sequence ATGCCTGAGGGAGATACCATCTATCGCGCCGCTCGCGCGCTGGGCAAAGTGCTCACCGGTAAGGTCGTCACGCGCTTCGAAACCGCCTACGCCCACCTCGCCACCGTCAACGACGACCGCCCCGTCGTCGGCCGCGTCATCGAGCGCGTCGAAGCCCGAGGCAAGTGGTGCCTCATCTTCTTTTCCGGCGATCTCATCCTCGTCACGCACATGCTCATGAGCGGCTCCTGGCACATCTATCGCACCGGCGAAAAGTGGTGGGGACCAAAGAAAGCCGCGCGCGTCTGGCTCGACGTGGACGGCTGGCAGGCCGTCGGCTTCAACATCCCCGTAGCGGAGTTCCACACCGCTGCCTCCCTCGAGCGCAAGAGCAGCGTCCCCAAGCTCGGCCCTGACATCCTTTCGGGTGACTACTCCGCCCAGTCCGGCCTTGCGGCATTACAGGCTCGCAAAACATCGCACCCCGACGACGAGATCGCCAACGTACTGCTCAACCAACGTGTGCTCGCCGGCCTTGGCAACGTCTACAAAAGCGAAGTTGCATTCGCCGCGCGCGTCCACCCCTTCCGCCACATGAGCACCATCACCGACGACGAGATGCTCCAAATGGCCGACGTCTCCCAGCGCTACATGAAGGCCAACGTCATCGACAACAGCTCTGAGACTGGCGGCGATCGCATCATCACCTACAGCGGCATGCGCCGCACCACCAACAGCGCCAACGAAAAAAACCGCCTCTGGGTCTACGGCCGCCGCGGCCAGGAGTGCCGCCGCTGCGGCGCCCTCATCGAGTACCGCAAGCAGGGTCCCGGCGCGCGTAGCACCTACTGGTGCCCCGAGTGCCAGCCCTGGGTGCCCTCCCAGCAGCAGCTCGCCGCCGGCGCCACCACAACCGACGCACCCAAAGGCTGGAACGGCGCCATCCGCCGCAACCGAGTCGGCTGCTCATAG
- a CDS encoding TonB-dependent receptor, giving the protein MKKNAVKFLLAPALLPVSATLSTTAIALAPFVIGLMPAGSAMAQTYRGGVAGTVLDASGAVVPNAKVTLLDPSTGFTRTQQSTSAGAYAFQDLPIGQYTVTVEAQGFSVTKVEKIDVRPGAVYSLDPKLGVGAETQSVDVNAAALALDTETTANNSVVNEKAVQNIPLNGRDYTQLIKIVPGYNGAGSLNGTRSNQNNYQIDGADSNDIWQNGAAANQGGVGSIAGVTIPIDAIDQFTVQSNANAEAGRNVGGLISLAIKTGTNNVHGSAYYFNRNEFFAARSPFLSPTTRKPTLRNQQFGGSVGAPIIKDKLFFFVNYERQMFLIGNSAAATEPTTAYVNAATALLQAHGYRYSPTSVVNPLSLNLLTLWPEGNKNVGPAASGNYFDPRNQKGYSDNAIGNITWNMTSRQNLRLQAFVGTGRQYSAVGTNVYDYFQVAPDITQNFSLAHNWAISDRVSNQLLFGVGVFNQTFNDANHSFNLPSLGLATGVTDPTLFGAPNITIGGGAIDVTGQTPPLGRKDYTGHVTDAATFVKGKHQFRFGGEYRRNYMDLQYQRNVRGTFSFNGTASSNAAITPLLNGATPWANDASVGTDVRSLADYLAGFYNSNSFVQGYLRRSIYQNTFAGFVQDQFQVTPKLTLNYGLRYEYNAPWSSPGFFSFYRPGNPAADGYGLVPLGSGGVDKPYNGQQTNFSPRVGVAYQLNPVMVLRGTYGLYFDAPNFNGFFDNGPGNGGARGPQANPTGPNPVRTVSKTYGQWVSGVNPFPTAPSPTTIYGLATIDPNFATARSHNWTVNMETQLARNTIFTLGYVGAAGRDLFNLSDINQARPGTTTSATAEVTRRPIYVNRTVPNYATIGAVNEIESRGYSNYDSLQASLRISNIKGLTAQGSYTWGHALDVISSTRNLAPQDSANLAAEYGDSDFDVRSTFNGYVVYEVPHFSDKLKVLTQGWQGNAFVTAFTGTPFSVKVGNDISGTGENQDRANYVPGATYKVSNKVIVPTTGQPYAQFFNPAAFVSPAAGNFGTTRRNAFRGPNFFTTDASLVKNTRLREGVNLQIRAEMFNIFNYTNLANPTATLTSSTLGRSTNTRNNGGAPGIGPGEPFNVQFAGKIIF; this is encoded by the coding sequence TTGAAGAAGAATGCTGTGAAGTTCCTGCTTGCTCCCGCCCTGCTGCCCGTCAGCGCAACGCTGAGTACGACGGCGATCGCCCTGGCTCCCTTTGTGATCGGCTTGATGCCCGCTGGATCTGCGATGGCGCAGACCTACCGCGGCGGCGTCGCCGGCACGGTTCTGGACGCGAGCGGCGCGGTGGTTCCCAACGCCAAGGTGACGCTGCTGGACCCGTCGACGGGCTTTACGCGGACACAGCAGTCGACCAGCGCGGGCGCGTATGCGTTTCAGGATCTGCCGATCGGTCAGTACACGGTGACGGTGGAAGCGCAGGGCTTCAGCGTGACGAAGGTGGAGAAGATCGACGTGCGGCCGGGCGCGGTGTATTCGCTGGACCCGAAGCTGGGCGTGGGCGCGGAAACGCAGAGCGTGGATGTGAACGCGGCAGCACTGGCGCTGGATACGGAGACGACGGCGAACAACAGCGTGGTGAACGAGAAGGCGGTACAGAACATTCCGCTGAACGGCCGCGACTACACGCAGTTGATCAAGATTGTGCCCGGCTACAACGGTGCAGGATCGCTAAACGGCACGCGGTCGAACCAGAACAATTACCAGATTGATGGTGCCGACTCCAACGACATCTGGCAGAACGGCGCGGCGGCGAACCAGGGCGGTGTGGGATCGATTGCGGGTGTGACGATTCCGATCGACGCCATCGACCAGTTCACGGTGCAGTCGAACGCGAATGCTGAGGCGGGTCGTAACGTGGGCGGCCTGATCAGCCTGGCGATCAAGACGGGCACGAACAACGTGCACGGGTCGGCCTACTACTTCAACCGGAATGAGTTCTTTGCGGCGCGGTCGCCCTTCCTGTCTCCGACGACGCGCAAGCCTACGCTGCGCAACCAGCAGTTTGGTGGATCCGTTGGCGCGCCGATCATCAAGGACAAGCTGTTCTTCTTTGTGAACTACGAACGGCAGATGTTCCTGATCGGCAACTCGGCCGCGGCAACGGAACCGACGACGGCGTATGTGAACGCGGCGACCGCGCTGCTGCAGGCGCACGGGTACCGCTACTCGCCGACCAGTGTGGTCAACCCGCTGTCGCTCAACCTGTTGACGCTTTGGCCGGAGGGCAACAAGAACGTTGGGCCGGCCGCGAGCGGCAACTACTTCGATCCGCGCAATCAGAAGGGCTACAGCGACAACGCGATCGGCAACATCACGTGGAACATGACCAGCCGGCAGAACCTGCGGCTGCAGGCCTTTGTGGGAACGGGCCGGCAGTACTCCGCGGTCGGCACCAACGTGTACGACTACTTCCAGGTGGCGCCGGACATTACGCAGAATTTTTCACTGGCGCATAACTGGGCCATCAGCGATCGCGTGAGCAACCAATTGCTGTTTGGCGTGGGCGTGTTCAACCAGACCTTCAACGATGCGAACCACTCGTTCAATCTGCCGTCACTAGGCCTGGCGACGGGTGTGACCGATCCGACCCTGTTTGGTGCGCCGAACATCACCATTGGTGGTGGTGCGATCGACGTGACCGGCCAGACGCCGCCTCTGGGCCGCAAGGACTACACCGGCCACGTGACGGATGCAGCGACGTTTGTGAAGGGCAAGCACCAGTTCCGGTTTGGTGGCGAGTATCGCCGCAACTACATGGACCTGCAATACCAGCGCAACGTGCGCGGCACGTTCAGCTTCAACGGAACGGCGTCGAGCAACGCAGCGATTACGCCGCTGCTGAACGGAGCGACGCCCTGGGCGAACGATGCCAGTGTGGGTACGGATGTGCGTTCCCTGGCCGATTACCTGGCCGGGTTCTACAACTCCAACAGCTTTGTGCAGGGTTACCTGCGGCGCAGCATCTACCAGAACACCTTCGCAGGGTTTGTGCAGGACCAGTTCCAGGTGACGCCGAAGCTGACGCTGAACTACGGTCTGCGATATGAGTACAACGCGCCGTGGTCGAGCCCGGGCTTTTTCAGCTTTTACCGTCCAGGCAATCCGGCAGCCGATGGGTACGGGTTGGTGCCGTTGGGCAGCGGCGGCGTGGACAAGCCCTATAACGGGCAGCAGACGAACTTTTCGCCGCGCGTGGGTGTGGCGTACCAGTTGAACCCGGTGATGGTGCTGCGCGGAACGTACGGTTTGTACTTCGACGCGCCGAACTTCAACGGTTTCTTTGACAATGGCCCGGGCAACGGCGGCGCTCGCGGACCGCAGGCGAACCCGACGGGTCCCAACCCGGTTCGCACGGTGAGCAAGACGTATGGCCAGTGGGTGTCGGGCGTGAACCCCTTCCCGACGGCGCCTTCGCCGACGACGATCTATGGTCTGGCGACAATCGATCCGAACTTCGCCACGGCTCGCTCGCACAACTGGACCGTGAACATGGAAACGCAGCTGGCACGCAACACCATTTTCACGCTGGGCTATGTGGGTGCGGCAGGGCGCGATTTGTTCAACCTGAGCGACATCAACCAGGCTCGGCCGGGCACCACCACTTCGGCAACGGCGGAGGTGACGCGGCGGCCGATCTATGTGAATCGCACGGTGCCGAACTACGCGACGATTGGCGCGGTGAACGAGATTGAGAGCCGCGGGTACTCGAACTACGATTCGCTGCAGGCGAGCCTTCGAATCTCCAACATCAAGGGGCTTACGGCACAAGGTTCGTACACGTGGGGCCACGCGCTGGATGTGATCAGCAGCACACGCAACCTGGCACCGCAGGATTCTGCAAACCTGGCGGCGGAATACGGCGACTCCGATTTCGACGTGCGCAGCACGTTCAACGGCTACGTGGTGTACGAAGTGCCCCACTTCTCTGACAAGCTGAAGGTGCTGACGCAGGGATGGCAGGGCAATGCCTTTGTCACGGCATTTACCGGAACGCCGTTCAGCGTGAAGGTGGGCAACGACATAAGCGGCACGGGCGAGAACCAGGACCGCGCCAACTACGTTCCGGGTGCGACGTACAAGGTGAGCAACAAGGTAATTGTGCCGACGACCGGACAGCCCTATGCGCAGTTCTTCAACCCGGCGGCCTTTGTGAGCCCGGCAGCCGGCAACTTCGGAACGACGCGTCGCAACGCGTTCCGCGGACCGAACTTCTTCACGACGGATGCTTCGCTGGTGAAGAACACGCGGCTGCGTGAGGGCGTGAATCTGCAGATTCGTGCGGAGATGTTCAACATCTTCAACTACACGAACCTGGCAAATCCGACAGCAACGCTGACCAGCAGCACGCTGGGCCGGTCGACGAACACGCGCAACAACGGAGGCGCTCCGGGCATTGGACCGGGTGAGCCGTTCAACGTGCAGTTCGCGGGCAAGATCATTTTCTAG